One Synechocystis sp. LKSZ1 genomic window, GTTTTGGACGACGGTCTGACAGCCGGATTTACGCTCGGTCAGAACGACGGCTGGAGCCGGCTGGGATTCCTGGGCCGCAGTGGTTCCTAAATCAACAGAATCAATGTAACTATTTTTGCTCGGTAAATTATTGCGAATCGCAGTAGGCGGGGCGGCCACGGGATTGGGCAATACTAGCGTCGGTGGAGAAAGACGGGGGGCCGCTTCTACTGGCGTGGTTGGCGTGGCGGGCTCCACGATATCCGCTTCAGTGGTTAGGGCCGGCGTTGACCAACCCAAAGTCCCCAACATCAGTAAACTACTCAGACCCCTGATGTAGCGTTGGGTCACAGTACGATGGGGCAGATTTAACAGGGATTGCATGGCCACGTCCTCGCTCACAACACAAATCGTCATCATTGTAGAGCACTCTTGGGGAAATTAGCATTTTTATTGTTAGCCTGAACACAAGTCCCGCCGTTCCAGACTCAGCGTTGGGGCTTGGGATCTTCCTCAATCAAGGAATGATCTATGCAGGAAAGCTCTTGTCAATCCGTAGGGCTATGTGAGATGATTAACGTTTGCGTATAATTTTGACTGTCGCTTTTTAAACCGCTATGGCCAGTAAAAAAGGAAAGGGGGCCCGACTCATCATCACCCTCGAATGTACCGAATGTCGCAGTAATCCCGCAAAGCGCTCGCCGGGGGTTTCTCGCTACACAACGACTAAAAACCGTCGCAATACTACTGCTCGTCTTGAACTCAAAAAGTTCTGTCCCCATTGCAACAAGCATACTGTGCATAAAGAAATTAAATAGATAATCGGCCGAATGCTGGCCCCACTGCTTCTGCTGGCCTTTGACCACCAGAGTTTCCCGTTGCTACCAGCAACAACGCCTCGCAGTCCTTTCCGTATTCTCTAAGGTTATGAATTACTATCGTAAACGCCTCTCTCCCCTGTCTCCCAACCAGCCCATCGATTACAAAGATACCGACCTGCTTCGTAAGTTTATTACCGAGCGAGGGAAGCTACTGCCTCGCCGTATTACAGGATTAACTGCTAAGCAACAGCGAGACCTGACAACCGCCGTTAAACGGGCCCGCTTAGTGGCCCTGTTACCCTTTGTCAATCAAGAGGCCTAGAGCTTGTCCTGGGGATAAATATCAGAGGAGGTTACCGCCTCCTTTTTTATTGGGCGCTAAAAAGAGGGGCCCCTGCCCACTCCACCGGCTTGGGGAGCGATACAGAGGCCAACGGTTGGTCAAAACTAATCAGAGGGAAGCTTCCCCGCTCAATCTAGGCGGCAGCCTGGCGTTCCTTTGCTTCTTTAATCACAGTTTCTGCCACATTAGCGGGACAGGGAGCATAGTGAGAGAAGCTCATGGAAAATTGGCCCCGACCGGAGGTCATTGTCCGTAGGTCACCAATGTAGCCAAACATTTCACTCAAAGGTACATCAGCCTTAATACGAGCCCCCATGAGGCCGGTTTCCTGGGATTTGATCATTCCCCGACGGCGGTTGAGATCACCGATCACATCGCCCATGTAGTCATCAGGAGTAAAGACGTCTACATTCATGATCGGCTCCAGCAGTTGAGGGCTAGCCTTGGGAACGCTTTGACGGTAAGCCGCCATAGCTGCAATTTCAAAGGCAATAGCCGAAGAGTCCACCGGGTGGAAGCCACCATCGGTGAGGGTAACTTTTAAGTCAACGCAGGGATAGCCCGCCAAGAGGCCCTTGACAATACTTTTCTCGAAGCCTTTTTGAACGGCCGGCCAGTATTCCCGAGGGACATTCCCACCGGTAACTTTGGACTCGAATTGGAAGCCTGTACCGGGTTCACCGGGTTCAATGGTGTAGTCAATTTTGGCGTATTGACCAGAACCACCAGACTGTTTCTTGTGGACATAACCATCGTTGATGGTTTTGGTAATGGATTCCCGATAGGCGACTTGGGGTTTACCCACTTCCACTTCCACACCATGGGTTCGTTTGAGGATATCCACTTTAATGTCGAGGTGGAGTTCTCCCATCCCTTTAATAATGGTTTCACCGCTTTCTTCATCAGTTTCCACATGGAAGGAAGGGTCTTCCTGTACCATTTTACTCAGGGCCATTCCCATTTTTTCGTCCATGCCTTTCTTCTTGGGCTTGATGGCGATGGAGATAACCGGATCGGGGAAGACCATCGGTTCTAGGGTGGCGGGATTTTTGGGGTCACAGAGGGTATGGCCCGTTTGCACGTTCTTCATGCCCACAATGGCAATAATATCCCCAGCTTGGGCCGATTCGATTTCTTCCCGGTCATTGGCATGCATTTCCACCAGTCGGCCAATGCGTTCCGTTTTGCCAGTGGCCGTGTTGAGGATGGTATCCCCTTTGCTTAGCTTGCCGGAGTAAATACGAGTAAAGGTCAAGGCCCCGAAGCGGTCATCCATGATCTTGAAGGCCAGGGCCCGCAGGGGTTTTTCTGGGTCAACAATGGCGAAGGTTCCCGTTTCGTTTCCTTCTAGATCCACCTCCGGTTGGGGATTGACTTCCATGGGGTTGGGCAGGTAGTCCACCACCGCATCTAGGACAAGTTGTACCCCTTTATTTTTGAAGGAAGAACCGCAGTAGGTGGGGAAGAATGCCAGATCTCTGGTGCCTTTGCGAATACAACGCTTAATCTCGTCAATGGACAACTCTTCACCTTCTAGGTATTTTTCCATTAACTCATCGTCCTGCTCAACGGCAATTTCGATCAGTTTTTCCCGGTATTCTTCCACCTTATCCACCATGTCCGCTGGCACGTCTTCAATGGTATATTTATCGGGTTCTCCCGAGTCATCCCAAATCCAGGCCTTACGAGTCAGTAGGTCAACCATCCCCGTAAATTGATCTTCGACGCCAATGGGAAGCACCATCACTAAGGGTTTAGCCCCAAGGACATCCTCAACTTGTTTGACGACTCGGTAAAAATCTGCCCCCGTCCGGTCGAGTTTGTTGACATAGATGAGACGAGCTACTTTGGAGTCGTTAGCATAGCGCCAGTTGGTTTCCGACTGCGGTTCTACCCCACCAGAACCACAAAAGACCCCAATCCCCCCATCGAGGACTTTGAGGGAGCGGTACACTTCAATGGTGAAGTCAACGTGACCAGGGGTATCAATAATATTGAATTGATGACCTTTCCAGAAACAACTGGTGGCAGCGGACTGAATGGTAATACCGCGCTCCTGCTCCTGCTCCATGAAGTCTGTGGTGGCGGCACCTTCGTGAACCTCACCGATTTTGTGGATTTTTCCCGTCAACTTCAAAATACGTTCGGTGGTGGTGGTTTTGCCCGCATCTACGTGGGCGAAAATGCCAATGTTTCTGTATAACGTCAGGTCTTTCATATTTACTTTCGAGTTAAGAGAGTGAGTCCTTAAGATTTAGGAGCAACCCCTTGCCAAGCTGGATCGGGGGACGGATAGACAGTCCTAGTACCTTGTATGGTTAGCCCCACAAGGTCTGCTAGGCCATTCATTTCCCTTCGATGTTTAGGGCGACGGCAGTGAGCGCGATAATGTGCTAAACAATTGTAAAATATTTTTGCGCGACAACAGAGCAAGGCCAGATTAAGTGCTACTCACCGACAGTCTAGAACGACTTTGGTTAATCTACCTTATTTCTCTTTGAGCCGGGAAACCGAGCAAAGTCTGCAAAATATTTAGAGGATAAGTTGAGACAAGGTTGCCTCTAAATCTTGGGTCAAAGCGGCAACCGCTTGACGACGATTTTCTTGGTAGGCCGGAAAGCGTTCAGTCACAGAAATTGGCTTGGCAATGGTCAATTGGGCCCGTTGTTTACCCAGGGCCGGGCGGAAAAAACTGTTATTTCCTTTAATGCGGGCCACCACATCCCACAACAGCAGGAGAGTATCGGCAAAGCGTTCGACTGTGGGCTTTTCCTTGACGTAGTAGCCCGTAACCGCCACAAAGGTTTCCACCAGACGCATATGCCACAACCGTAAATTGGCCTCCTCCGCCACGATATCCGCCAGGCCCTGTTGCATGGCGGGCAGGGTTTGGCCGTTCTTAAGTTCTTCACGATAAATGTAGTCCCAGCCGGCTTGCTCTAGGCGACGACAACGGTCTGGCAAGGAACCTTTGGGCGTCAATTTAAAGTACTGTTCCGCCACCTTTAGGGCCACCTGGAGCAAGTTCTGCAAACGCAGGCCCAGTAGTTGATTTTCCTGATTTTGTACTGTTACTAAATTTTCCGCCAGATTTTTTTCCAGAGTGGCTCGGTCTGGTAACTCCTGGTGGTAGAAACGCCGATAAAAGGTTTCCATTTCCCCTAGAATCACATCGCCTAAGCGATAGAGTCGTTGATATAGCTGACCTTCGTCCAAGCTATGGCTAGGATCCGGGATTAACCCGCAATCCTTTTCTAAATTGCTCAACAGGGCCTCAATTTCTGGCCAAGGTGCCTTGAGATAAAAATACTGAATGCCGACGGGAATAATCAGAACCTGCTCGGAACGCTGGGCCTTATGCAAGTCTTCCACGGCCCAAAACCCTAACTGAGCAATGCCGGGTTCCAGGGGACTGATGATTTCATTGTGGCCATTGGTGGCACCTTCGGGGGCCGCGGCCAGAGGATGGGCTCCATCCGTCAATAACTGTCGCGCAGAGCGGAGGCCAGGCAAGTCTAACTTACCCCGCTGGATTGGTGTTCCCCCCAAACGGGAATAAAGCCAACCAACAAGGGAACCTGCCCACAGGGGAATTCCCCGGTCGTAGATGAAGTGGGCGTGGGTAGGGGATTTTAGAGAAATCTTGAGATCCCGAGCGGCCTGGGGCAGTAATTGCCAACAAAGATAACCCAGGCAAAAAGGGTCGTTAACACTGGGGTGACGGAAAGCTAATATTAATCTGACTTGGCCGGATTGAAACCGTTGATAAGCCGTCACTAAGGTTTCTAGATTAGTCCCAATGATTTCTACTAGGGGGGTTCGCCAGCGCAACCACCAAGGTAGCAATAATTGGGTACTTTTTAATACCCAAGGACTAAGCTGGGGGGGGATAAACGCGAGAGCAGGCTGGGCAGAGGTAGACATAGGCAGTTCAAGCAGTATGGCCACCCTATTCTAGACCCAGCCTTCCGGAAAAACGTCCTGATTGTTCCGGTCTGCTATCAGGCCTACTGGGCCTGGGCCGCTAGTTTAGCCACTTCGCTAAAGGCTTGGGGGTCGAGGATAGCCAGTTGGGCCAGCATTTTGCGGTTTAGCTCGATATTGGCTTTTTTGAGCTGTCCGGTCATTTTGCTGTAGCTCATGCCTTCTGCTCTAGCCGCCGCGTTAATACGAGTAATCCAGAGACGACGAAAATCCCGTTTCCGTTTACGACGGTCACGATAGGCATTCCGCAGGGCCTTCATCACCTGTTGGTTAGCGGTGCGGAACAGTTTGGAGTGGGAGCCGCGAAAGCCCTTGGCCAACTTAAGGATTTTTTTACGACGCTTGCGGGCAACATTGCCCCGTTTGACCCTAGTCATGGTAGTTTTCTATGGTTTTAAATGAAGAGTTGGGATCTTTTTTAGAATTTACAAATACGGCAGCATTAAGCGGACGTTTTTTTCATCGGCTTCGTGTACTAGGGCCGAATTGGACAGACGACGGCGCTTCTGCTCAGAACTCTTGTGCTCTAGTAAATGGTTTTTGAACGCTTTGCGACGCACAATTTTCTTTCCACTTCCCGTCGGACGAAAACGCTTGGCGGCCGCTTTGCGGGTTTTTAGTTTAGGCATAGGGACTGCATGGATTTTACACAGTCTTCTAGCATATCACTGCAGAATCGTTTTACACAAGTTTATCGCTAGATCGTCAAGGCTACGGTCTCATATCGTACCCAAAGAGATTAGCATTGACTTCATTCAGATTAATATCCCCCAGGCCATACTCCCGCCAACGTCGGGACACTTGCTCGGCCATGGTGGGATCGGATTCCAGGACTTCGCCCCAATCATGGTCGGTTTCAGGATAGATTTTGGTGGTGGCATCAATGCCCATGCGGCCCCCTAGGCCAATCTTCTCGCTGGCGAAGTCGAGGCTATCGAAGGGGGTTTCCGGCAAAATGAACACATCTCGCACCGGATCAACCTTGGAGCTAATGGCCCAGACCACCTGCCGAGGATCACGGATGTTAATACTTTTATCGACGACGATCACAAATTTGGTGTAGGTAAATTGGGGCAGGGCACTCCAAAAGGCAAGGGCGGCCCGCCGAGCCTGGCCGGGATAGGCTTTGTCAATGGAAATAATCGCCGCCTTGTAGCTCAGGGCCTCCATGGGTAAGAAGAAATCGGTAATTTCGGAAACCTGTTGGCGCAGGATTGGCGTATAGATGCGATTGAGGGCAATGGCCATCATTGCCTCTTCCTTGGGCGGCCGGCCGCTAAAGGTGGTGAGGTATACCGGATCTTTGCGATGGGTCAGACATTGGAAACGAATCAACGGTGAATCTTCGACGCCACCGTAGTACCCCATGTGATCACCAAAGGGGCCATCGGGCAGAACTTCGCCGGGGGTAATAGTCCCTTCTAACACAAACTCCGCGTCGGCTGGGACCTCTAAATCCACGGTTTTACATTTCGCCAGGGTGACACCGGAGCCACCATAGAGGCCCGCAAAGAGCCATTCCGACAAATCGACGGGAATGGGGGTGGCCGCGGCCATAATGATCAGGGGATCAACCCCCAGAGCAATGGCTACTTCTAACTTTTGGCCCCGTTCAGCGGCCTTGCGCAGATGCCGAGCCCCGCCCCGCACCGACAGCCAATGTACCGTCATCGTGTTTTGGGATTGCAATTGCAGACGGTAAACCCCCA contains:
- the rpmI gene encoding 50S ribosomal protein L35 — translated: MPKLKTRKAAAKRFRPTGSGKKIVRRKAFKNHLLEHKSSEQKRRRLSNSALVHEADEKNVRLMLPYL
- the rpsR gene encoding 30S ribosomal protein S18, whose translation is MNYYRKRLSPLSPNQPIDYKDTDLLRKFITERGKLLPRRITGLTAKQQRDLTTAVKRARLVALLPFVNQEA
- the rpmG gene encoding 50S ribosomal protein L33, which codes for MASKKGKGARLIITLECTECRSNPAKRSPGVSRYTTTKNRRNTTARLELKKFCPHCNKHTVHKEIK
- a CDS encoding 1-acyl-sn-glycerol-3-phosphate acyltransferase — its product is MSTSAQPALAFIPPQLSPWVLKSTQLLLPWWLRWRTPLVEIIGTNLETLVTAYQRFQSGQVRLILAFRHPSVNDPFCLGYLCWQLLPQAARDLKISLKSPTHAHFIYDRGIPLWAGSLVGWLYSRLGGTPIQRGKLDLPGLRSARQLLTDGAHPLAAAPEGATNGHNEIISPLEPGIAQLGFWAVEDLHKAQRSEQVLIIPVGIQYFYLKAPWPEIEALLSNLEKDCGLIPDPSHSLDEGQLYQRLYRLGDVILGEMETFYRRFYHQELPDRATLEKNLAENLVTVQNQENQLLGLRLQNLLQVALKVAEQYFKLTPKGSLPDRCRRLEQAGWDYIYREELKNGQTLPAMQQGLADIVAEEANLRLWHMRLVETFVAVTGYYVKEKPTVERFADTLLLLWDVVARIKGNNSFFRPALGKQRAQLTIAKPISVTERFPAYQENRRQAVAALTQDLEATLSQLIL
- the rplT gene encoding 50S ribosomal protein L20, whose translation is MTRVKRGNVARKRRKKILKLAKGFRGSHSKLFRTANQQVMKALRNAYRDRRKRKRDFRRLWITRINAAARAEGMSYSKMTGQLKKANIELNRKMLAQLAILDPQAFSEVAKLAAQAQ
- the fusB gene encoding elongation factor G variant FusB, producing the protein MKDLTLYRNIGIFAHVDAGKTTTTERILKLTGKIHKIGEVHEGAATTDFMEQEQERGITIQSAATSCFWKGHQFNIIDTPGHVDFTIEVYRSLKVLDGGIGVFCGSGGVEPQSETNWRYANDSKVARLIYVNKLDRTGADFYRVVKQVEDVLGAKPLVMVLPIGVEDQFTGMVDLLTRKAWIWDDSGEPDKYTIEDVPADMVDKVEEYREKLIEIAVEQDDELMEKYLEGEELSIDEIKRCIRKGTRDLAFFPTYCGSSFKNKGVQLVLDAVVDYLPNPMEVNPQPEVDLEGNETGTFAIVDPEKPLRALAFKIMDDRFGALTFTRIYSGKLSKGDTILNTATGKTERIGRLVEMHANDREEIESAQAGDIIAIVGMKNVQTGHTLCDPKNPATLEPMVFPDPVISIAIKPKKKGMDEKMGMALSKMVQEDPSFHVETDEESGETIIKGMGELHLDIKVDILKRTHGVEVEVGKPQVAYRESITKTINDGYVHKKQSGGSGQYAKIDYTIEPGEPGTGFQFESKVTGGNVPREYWPAVQKGFEKSIVKGLLAGYPCVDLKVTLTDGGFHPVDSSAIAFEIAAMAAYRQSVPKASPQLLEPIMNVDVFTPDDYMGDVIGDLNRRRGMIKSQETGLMGARIKADVPLSEMFGYIGDLRTMTSGRGQFSMSFSHYAPCPANVAETVIKEAKERQAAA
- a CDS encoding UbiD family decarboxylase, which translates into the protein MARDLRGFIQLLEQRGQLRRITAEVNADLEIAEISNRMLQAGGPALLFENVKNAAFPVLVNAMGTVERICWAMNMEQPQELEELGKKLALLQQPKPPKKISQAIDFGKVLFDVLKAKPGHSFFPPCQQVVIEGEKLDLNQLPLIRPYPGDAGRIITLGLVITKDCETGTPNVGVYRLQLQSQNTMTVHWLSVRGGARHLRKAAERGQKLEVAIALGVDPLIIMAAATPIPVDLSEWLFAGLYGGSGVTLAKCKTVDLEVPADAEFVLEGTITPGEVLPDGPFGDHMGYYGGVEDSPLIRFQCLTHRKDPVYLTTFSGRPPKEEAMMAIALNRIYTPILRQQVSEITDFFLPMEALSYKAAIISIDKAYPGQARRAALAFWSALPQFTYTKFVIVVDKSINIRDPRQVVWAISSKVDPVRDVFILPETPFDSLDFASEKIGLGGRMGIDATTKIYPETDHDWGEVLESDPTMAEQVSRRWREYGLGDINLNEVNANLFGYDMRP